One genomic segment of Sminthopsis crassicaudata isolate SCR6 chromosome 2, ASM4859323v1, whole genome shotgun sequence includes these proteins:
- the R3HDML gene encoding peptidase inhibitor R3HDML yields MPLLQGLLCLIGLLFWGSQEVNALVLPNTTLAPTQPGALQSGLAPGVSMSRPRRRRQVSARDMNALLDYHNRIRARVYPPAANMEYMVWDERLARSAEAWATRCIWEHGPPQLMKFLGQNLSIHSGRYRSIVDLVKSWSEEKQHYSFPNPRECSPHCPWHCSGPVCSHYTQMVWASSNRLGCALHTCKNISVWGSTWRQAVYLVCNYAIKGNWIGEAPYKMGKPCSACPPNYGGSCNNNMCFAGLRSNRLLWF; encoded by the exons ATGCCTTTGCTACAGGGCCTTCTGTGCCTTATTGGCCTGCTCTTCTGGGGGAGCCAGGAGGTGAATGCTCTGGTGCTTCCCAACACCACTCTGGCGCCGACCCAGCCCGGGGCCCTCCAGTCTGGGCTGGCTCCAGGTGTGTCCATGTCCAGGCCCCGAAGGAGGCGCCAGGTCTCAGCCCGGGACATGAATGCACTCCTGGACTATCACAACCGCATCCGGGCCCGGGTGTACCCGCCTGCCGCCAACATGGAGTACATG GTCTGGGATGAACGACTAGCAAGATCAGCTGAAGCCTGGGCTACCCGCTGTATCTGGGAACATGGGCCCCCACAGTTGATGAAATTCTTGGGCCAGAACCTCTCCATTCATTCCGGCCG GTACCGTTCAATTGTGGATCTAGTAAAGTCTTGGTCAGAAGAAAAGCAGCACTATTCTTTCCCCAACCCAAGAGAGTGCAGCCCCCATTGTCCTTGGCACTGTAGTGGGCCTGTGTGCAGCCATTATACTCAG ATGGTGTGGGCATCCTCCAATAGGTTGGGCTGTGCTCTCCATACCTGCAAAAACATCAGCGTTTGGGGGAGCACCTGGCGCCAGGCAGTGTACCTGGTGTGCAACTATGCCATCAA gGGCAACTGGATTGGGGAAGCTCCATACAAGATGGGGAAACCCTGCTCAGCCTGTCCCCCCAATTATGGCGGCAGCTGCAACAACAACATGTGTTTTGCTGGGCTCCGCTCCAACCGACTTCTCTGGTTCTAA